Proteins encoded together in one Carya illinoinensis cultivar Pawnee chromosome 3, C.illinoinensisPawnee_v1, whole genome shotgun sequence window:
- the LOC122303772 gene encoding glycine-rich RNA-binding protein 4, mitochondrial isoform X2, with the protein MKNATVFLARRITKVTSPVSTLRYYCSNPSPSSPSRKNRLFVGGLSWSVDEKSLKDAFSSYGEVTGVYDKDSGRSRGFGFVDFSKEDDARCAKDAMDGKALLGRPLRISFALEKVRGGPVVVPRLT; encoded by the exons ATGAAAAACGCGACGGTGTTCCTTGCTCGAAGAATAACCAAGGTCACCAGCCCAGTCTCGACGCTACGATATTACTGTTCAAATCCCTCTCCCTCCTCCCCTTCCCGCAAGAATAGGCTCTTTGTTGGAG GCTTGTCATGGTCTGTGGACGAGAAGTCCCTGAAGGACGCTTTTTCTTCCTATGGGGAGGTCACTGGAG TGTATGACAAAGACTCCGGTAGGTCTAGAGGCTTTGGGTTCgttgatttttcaaaagaagatgACGCCAGATGTGCAAAAGATGCCATGGACGGGAAG GCACTGTTAGGCAGGCCACTGAGGATAAGCTTTGCTCTTGAAAAGGTTCGCGGTGGACCTGTGGTAGTTCCTCGCCTTACTTGA
- the LOC122303774 gene encoding uncharacterized protein LOC122303774 isoform X1, with protein sequence MIWTQVEVKDSQILSEDMNAFKAYKACVPIAWSPNLYISLVRGIPGTRRLHRRTLEALRLRKCNRTVMRWNTPTVRGMLQQVKRLVVIETEEMYKARRQKDANHCALRPPLVISHLPAPAK encoded by the exons ATGATTTGGACTCAGGTGGAAGTAAAAGATTCGCAG ATCTTAAGTGAAGACATGAATGCATTCAAGGCTTACAAGGCCTGCGTCCCAATTGCATGGAGCCCTAATCTGTATATAAGTTTGGTGAGGGGCATTCCAGGGACCAGGAGACTTCACAGGCGCACTTTAGAGGCATTGCGTCTGCGCAAGTGCAACCGAACCGTCATGCGATGGAATACTCCTACTGTCAGGGGAATGCTCCAACAG GTCAAGAGATTGGTAGTGATAGAGACAGAAGAGATGTACAAGGCTCGCAGGCAAAAGGATGCAAACCACTGCGCTTTACGTCCGCCATTGGTCATAAGTCACTTACCTGCTCCTGCTAAATGA
- the LOC122303770 gene encoding protein NRT1/ PTR FAMILY 6.4 — protein sequence MVLVAAHGDKDGADDGTVVDFRGNPVDKSKTGGWLAAGLILGTELSERIIAMGISMNLVTYLVGSLHISSAKSATIVTNFMGTLNLLGLLGGFLADAKLGRYLAVFMYGTITAVGVIMLTLATIIPSMRPPPCDNYRNQQHQCIEANGRQLALLYAALYTIALGGGGIKSNVSGFGSDQFDDRDPKEEKAMVFFFNRFYFAISIGSLFAVIVLVYIQDTVGRGWGYGISAGAMVIAVAILLCGTPWYRFKKPRGSPLTVIWRVIILAWKKRGLPYPSHPSLLNEYQNAKVLHSEKFKCLDKAAILDDHAAATKTKNSPWIVSTVTEVEEVKMVLKLIPIWSTCILFWTVYSQMTTFTIEQATFMNRRVGSFTIPAGCFSAFLISTILLFTSLNEKLFVPLSRKLTHTLQGITCLQRIGVGLIFSIGAMVAAAIIEKQRRGITVQHNSEISAFWLVPQFFLVGAGEAFAYVGQLEFFIREAPERMKSMSTGLFLSTISMGFYVSSLLVSIVDKVTKNSWLRSNLNVAKLENFYGLLAVLGTLNFFVFLAFARRHQYKVQNSIRMNDDGKNELKTINDVTVEKMEEKASIPAMEGP from the exons ATG GTTTTGGTTGCTGCACATGGAGATAAAGATGGTGCAGATGATGGAACTGTGGTTGATTTTCGAGGGAACCCTGTGGACAAGTCCAAGACTGGAGGATGGCTTGCTGCAGGACTCATCTTAG GAACCGAGCTCTCTGAGAGGATAATTGCGATGGGCATATCCATGAATTTAGTGACATATTTGGTTGGAAGTTTGCATATTTCATCAGCAAAATCTGCAACCATTGTGACTAACTTCATGGGCACTCTCAACCTTCTTGGCCTACTTGGTGGTTTCTTAGCAGATGCTAAACTCGGTCGGTACTTGGCGGTTTTCATGTATGGAACCATTACTGCTGTG GGGGTGATCATGTTAACTTTGGCAACAATCATTCCTAGCATGAGGCCCCCTCCATGCGACAACTACAGAAATCAACAACATCAGTGCATTGAGGCCAATGGCCGGCAATTGGCTTTGCTCTATGCTGCACTTTACACCATAGCACTGGGTGGTGGAGGAATAAAATCCAACGTCTCCGGCTTTGGATCCGATCAGTTCGATGATAGAGACCCCAAGGAAGAAAAGGCCatggtcttcttcttcaataGGTTCTATTTTGCCATTAGCATCGGGTCCTTATTCGCTGTAATAGTTCTTGTGTACATACAAGATACTGTGGGAAGAGGCTGGGGGTATGGAATTTCAGCAGGTGCAATGGTCATTGCTGTTGCTATATTGCTCTGTGGGACACCATGGTACCGATTTAAGAAGCCTCGAGGAAGTCCTTTAACTGTAATATGGAGGGTGATAATCTTGGCATGGAAGAAAAGGGGTCTTCCTTACCCTTCTCACCCCAGCCTTTTGAATGAATACCAGAATGCCAAGGTTCTACACTCTGAGAAGTTCAA ATGTCTTGACAAGGCTGCAATCCTAGATGACCATGCTGCTGCCACTAAAACCAAAAACAGCCCTTGGATAGTTTCAACAGTGACCGAAGTAGAAGAGGTGAAAATGGTACTGAAGCTCATACCCATCTGGTCCACATGTATCCTCTTCTGGACAGTCTACTCTCAAATGACTACCTTTACCATAGAGCAAGCCACTTTCATGAACCGTAGAGTTGGGTCCTTCACCATTCCTGCAGGCTGTTTCTCCGCTTTTCTCATCAGCACCATTCTTCTCTTTACTTCCCTAAACGAGAAACTCTTTGTACCTCTTTCCCGAAAACTCACCCACACATTACAAGGAATCACATGCCTTCAGAGGATTGGAGTTGGGCTCATCTTCTCGATTGGAGCTATGGTGGCTGCTGCGATTATTGAGAAACAACGGAGGGGAATTACAGTTCAACATAATAGCGAAATAAGTGCCTTCTGGTTGGTCCCTCAGTTCTTCCTAGTGGGTGCCGGAGAAGCTTTTGCCTATGTTGGACAACTTGAGTTTTTCATTAGAGAGGCACCAGAGAGGATGAAATCCATGAGCACAGGTCTTTTCCTAAGCACCATCTCGATGGGATTCTATGTTAGCAGTTTGTTGGTTTCGATTGTGGATAAAGTGACGAAGAACAGCTGGCTCAGGAGCAATTTGAATGTGGCAAAGTTAGAAAACTTTTACGGGCTACTTGCGGTGCTTGGGACActgaatttctttgtttttcttgccTTTGCAAGGAGACACCAGTACAAAGTTCAAAACTCCATTAGAATGAATGATGATGGCAAAAACGAGCTTAAGACTATAAATGATGTCACGGTggagaaaatggaagagaagGCCAGTATTCCAGCAATGGAGGGACCCTAG
- the LOC122303771 gene encoding plant UBX domain-containing protein 3-like encodes MESEAQEPNPNSNNNNEGLVTAFCEITSSSREEALFFLESHNFDLDAAVSTFLDDPTNNEEDVVHANAETDAVVTHPTVPPRSPSPQSEPESPDYSPSRSRSRSRSASPKPSRAPYDLRSKRGKKKHKKNNRPSRSRSTTRGNVRTLADLNRPAPNEFDISDDSDEPQEYYTGGEKSGMLVQDPTKPKGNDVDTIFNRARQVAIEEPADHLRPSSSSKSFTGTARLLSGGTVSSALQPPEVVNHTITFWSNGFSVDNGPLRRFDDPANASFLESIKESECPEELEAPDSRTAVHVDLEKRDENYPEPAKPAKRRIPFRGVGRTLGDTATTPATSEPTVADTSSNITQLPSMGLVVDESLPSTSIQLRLADGTRIVSRFNLHHTIRDIHDFIDASRPGGVGTYQLLTMGFPPKQLADLDQIIDQAGIANSVVIQKF; translated from the exons ATGGAAAGCGAAGCTCAAGAGCCCAATccaaacagcaataacaacaacgAAGGGCTAGTCACAGCTTTCTGTGAGATCACCTCCTCGTCCAGAGAAGAAGCCCTTTTTTTCTTAGAGAGCCACAATTTCGACCTCGACGCCGCCGTTTCCACCTTCCTCGACGACCCCACCAACAACGAGGAAGACGTCGTCCACGCTAACGCTGAAACCGATGCTGTCGTTACGCACCCGACCGTTCCCCCTCGCTCCCCGTCGCCACAGTCGGAGCCGGAGTCGCCCGACTACTCTCCCTCGCGGTCGCGGTCGAGGTCCCGATCGGCGTCCCCGAAGCCGTCTAGGGCTCCGTACGACCTCCGGTCGAAGCGGGGAAAGAAGAAGCACAAGAAGAACAACAGGCCCTCCCGGAGCCGTAGCACTACACGTGGCAACGTCCGTACGCTCGCCGATCTGAACCGACCGGCTCCGAACGAGTTTGATATTAGTGATGACTCCGATGAGCCTCAGGAGTACTACACCGGTGGCGAGAAGAg TGGAATGCTGGTCCAAGATCCTACAAAGCCCAAGGGTAATGATGTGGATACAATTTTCAATAGAGCCAGACAGGTTGCTATTGAAGAGCCTGCTGATCACCTTCGACCATCTTCAAGCTCGAAAAGTTTCACTGGAACGGCACGATTACTCTCAGGAGGTACAGTGTCATCTGCACTTCAGCCACCTGAAGTTGTCAATCACACTATCACTTTTTGGAGCAATGGGTTCTCTGTGGATAATGGTCCTTTGCGAAGGTTTGATGATCCTGCAAATGCATCCTTCTTGGAG AGCATCAAGGAGTCTGAGTGTCCAGAGGAGCTTGAAGCCCCAGATAGCAGAACTGCTGTACATGTTGATCTTGAGAAGCGGGATGAAAACTACCCT GAGCCGGCAAAGCCAGCAAAGCGTCGCATACCTTTTCGGGGAGTAGGGAGAACTTTAGGTGACACAGCTACCACCCCTGCAACCTCTGAACCCACTGTTGCTGACACTTCCTCTAACATTACTCAATTGCCATCAATGGGTTTAGTGGTCGATGAGTCATTGCCATCAACTTCTATTCAGCTAAGATTGGCTGACGGTACACGCATCGTTTCTCGATTCAACCTCCACCATACTATCAGAGACATCCACGATTTTATTGATGCATCAAGACCTGGTGGAGTTGGAACGTACCAACTGCTGACAATGGGATTCCCTCCAAAACAACTTGCCGATCTGGACCAGATTATAGACCAGGCCGGCATTGCTAATTCAGTTGTCATCCAGAAGTTCTAG
- the LOC122303774 gene encoding 50S ribosomal protein L30-like isoform X2, which translates to MNAFKAYKACVPIAWSPNLYISLVRGIPGTRRLHRRTLEALRLRKCNRTVMRWNTPTVRGMLQQVKRLVVIETEEMYKARRQKDANHCALRPPLVISHLPAPAK; encoded by the exons ATGAATGCATTCAAGGCTTACAAGGCCTGCGTCCCAATTGCATGGAGCCCTAATCTGTATATAAGTTTGGTGAGGGGCATTCCAGGGACCAGGAGACTTCACAGGCGCACTTTAGAGGCATTGCGTCTGCGCAAGTGCAACCGAACCGTCATGCGATGGAATACTCCTACTGTCAGGGGAATGCTCCAACAG GTCAAGAGATTGGTAGTGATAGAGACAGAAGAGATGTACAAGGCTCGCAGGCAAAAGGATGCAAACCACTGCGCTTTACGTCCGCCATTGGTCATAAGTCACTTACCTGCTCCTGCTAAATGA
- the LOC122303772 gene encoding glycine-rich RNA-binding protein 4, mitochondrial isoform X1 has product MKNATVFLARRITKVTSPVSTLRYYCSNPSPSSPSRKNRLFVGGLSWSVDEKSLKDAFSSYGEVTGVNIVYDKDSGRSRGFGFVDFSKEDDARCAKDAMDGKALLGRPLRISFALEKVRGGPVVVPRLT; this is encoded by the exons ATGAAAAACGCGACGGTGTTCCTTGCTCGAAGAATAACCAAGGTCACCAGCCCAGTCTCGACGCTACGATATTACTGTTCAAATCCCTCTCCCTCCTCCCCTTCCCGCAAGAATAGGCTCTTTGTTGGAG GCTTGTCATGGTCTGTGGACGAGAAGTCCCTGAAGGACGCTTTTTCTTCCTATGGGGAGGTCACTGGAG TGAATATAGTGTATGACAAAGACTCCGGTAGGTCTAGAGGCTTTGGGTTCgttgatttttcaaaagaagatgACGCCAGATGTGCAAAAGATGCCATGGACGGGAAG GCACTGTTAGGCAGGCCACTGAGGATAAGCTTTGCTCTTGAAAAGGTTCGCGGTGGACCTGTGGTAGTTCCTCGCCTTACTTGA